A genomic segment from bacterium encodes:
- a CDS encoding class I SAM-dependent methyltransferase — translation MALDLFERYKHNDFLCPVSSVFLEQLGMACGLSPASNVLDAACGKGEGCLILAQQFGCMVIGMEHRPEFAEEARRRILLSDMGHIVNVMDGAPDDLPFDEGFFDLAILNASPFSDCSAVLLELLAQVVRPGGWLAYSELVWRPDASRTAAPAVREWIESKCPAPICEVDARKASLGARGFEVVSADLSQESVWEEFYAGQARAILENRKEYQGSSGEQATLNEWQKELEIFHHEGGRQSLGYACFIMRRL, via the coding sequence ATGGCTCTCGACCTCTTCGAACGCTACAAGCACAACGATTTTCTGTGCCCGGTTTCTTCGGTATTCCTCGAACAGTTGGGAATGGCCTGCGGCCTCTCCCCCGCATCGAACGTCCTGGACGCGGCCTGCGGGAAGGGAGAGGGATGCCTCATCCTCGCCCAGCAGTTCGGCTGCATGGTGATCGGGATGGAGCACCGGCCCGAATTCGCCGAGGAAGCGCGGAGAAGAATCCTGCTCTCCGACATGGGCCACATCGTCAACGTGATGGACGGCGCGCCGGACGACCTGCCCTTCGACGAGGGATTCTTTGACCTCGCCATCCTGAACGCGAGCCCCTTTTCGGACTGTTCCGCGGTTCTTCTGGAACTTCTGGCACAGGTGGTGAGGCCCGGAGGATGGCTGGCGTACTCGGAACTCGTATGGCGGCCGGACGCATCGCGAACCGCCGCCCCCGCCGTCCGCGAGTGGATTGAATCGAAATGCCCAGCGCCGATTTGCGAGGTGGATGCGCGGAAGGCCTCTTTGGGCGCCCGGGGCTTCGAGGTCGTCTCGGCCGATTTGTCCCAGGAGAGCGTCTGGGAGGAATTCTACGCGGGCCAGGCCCGTGCGATTCTGGAAAACCGCAAGGAGTACCAGGGGTCATCCGGCGAACAGGCCACGCTCAACGAATGGCAGAAGGAACTGGAAATTTTCCATCACGAAGGCGGCCGGCAGAGTTTGGGCTACGCCTGTTTTATAATGCGGCGGCTCTAG
- a CDS encoding diadenylate cyclase, with the protein MAKVIGQSEILIEAAAQICAQLGGRAIFVYADALKNLEILQLLPQEVERFITTANAELTESLQEKGCHVILLPSLMLNRLDAIKMGMVIALSEGKISKEDTIVCLTGLPENQEIDTLLVFRLDKEQEMIQLSETQSTVNGVDPKVFESVLSLALELAAEGREGKPRGSLIVLGDHELVLQYSRQMVINPFHGYPEEQRNILDSGLRETIKEFSAIDGAFVIRGDGVIEAAGRHLNAAPELDLPQGLGSRHMAAAGITDVSAAISFAISESTGTVSVFKDGKILLQIGKSQPKNWKKKKSS; encoded by the coding sequence TTGGCGAAGGTCATCGGACAAAGCGAAATCTTGATTGAGGCGGCGGCGCAGATATGCGCCCAGCTCGGGGGGCGCGCCATCTTCGTCTACGCGGACGCCCTGAAGAACCTCGAAATTCTTCAGCTACTCCCCCAGGAGGTGGAACGCTTCATCACCACCGCCAACGCCGAACTCACGGAATCGCTTCAAGAGAAAGGTTGCCACGTCATCCTTCTGCCTTCCTTGATGCTCAATCGTCTGGACGCCATCAAAATGGGCATGGTCATCGCCCTGAGCGAAGGCAAGATTTCGAAGGAAGACACGATCGTTTGCCTGACGGGCCTGCCGGAAAACCAGGAGATCGACACCTTGCTCGTTTTCCGTCTCGACAAAGAGCAGGAAATGATTCAGCTTTCCGAAACGCAAAGCACGGTGAATGGCGTGGACCCGAAGGTGTTCGAGTCGGTGCTCTCGCTCGCCCTGGAACTCGCAGCCGAGGGAAGAGAGGGAAAGCCGCGCGGTTCGCTTATCGTGCTGGGCGATCACGAGCTGGTTCTTCAGTATTCCCGGCAGATGGTGATCAATCCCTTCCACGGATACCCCGAGGAGCAGCGCAACATTCTCGACTCCGGGCTGCGCGAGACCATCAAGGAGTTCAGCGCCATTGACGGGGCTTTCGTCATCCGGGGGGACGGCGTCATCGAGGCTGCCGGACGGCATTTGAACGCCGCCCCGGAACTGGACTTGCCGCAGGGGCTGGGCTCCCGCCACATGGCCGCCGCCGGAATTACCGACGTCAGCGCGGCCATCTCTTTCGCCATCAGCGAATCCACCGGAACGGTGAGCGTGTTCAAGGACGGGAAAATACTTCTTCAGATCGGAAAATCCCAACCCAAAAACTGGAAGAAGAAAAAATCATCATAG
- a CDS encoding DegQ family serine endoprotease, whose translation MVGPLYRAQKTAFPVKTLVFCALIVLAGLAALPRSVGAANNMPSLADLAERLRPSVVNIRAETVAPARQGIPGMPGDPWSELFRRFFEDNPFFEPPPGVPERRAPSQKSSSLGSGFIIDKSGLILTNNHVISAATSITVVFDDKKTRKAAVVGRDPRTDLALLRVELKPGEELPAVNLGNSDKLRVGDWVMAIGNPFGLSHTVTAGIVSAKGRIIGAGPYDDFIQTDASINPGNSGGPLFDLKGNVVGINTAIFSRSGGNIGIGFAIPVNVVKKIIPQLRTGTVTREFLGVSIQPWNEKLARRFGLEKAVGALVRKVVEGGPAMKAGVKQGDIITSLNGKKISDFRSLSLTAADLKPGSKAVMEIIRQGKKISLTIAVGKLPSETLASRPQPQSTPSLKLGLRVTTLTPETARRFQSSSKKGVIITGIQKSSPADNARLRPGDVIVEVNHLPIESVGDFHQALKKGDKEGHIFLVERRGNTRYVPIDKAG comes from the coding sequence ATGGTTGGTCCGCTTTATAGAGCACAAAAAACAGCTTTCCCGGTAAAAACGCTTGTTTTCTGCGCCTTGATCGTCCTTGCGGGGCTGGCGGCGCTCCCCCGATCGGTCGGCGCCGCCAACAACATGCCCTCGCTGGCAGATCTGGCCGAGCGACTCCGCCCCTCGGTGGTCAACATCCGCGCCGAAACCGTCGCCCCCGCGCGGCAGGGAATCCCGGGTATGCCCGGAGATCCCTGGAGCGAGCTTTTCCGCCGGTTTTTCGAGGACAACCCCTTCTTCGAGCCGCCCCCGGGCGTTCCCGAAAGAAGAGCCCCTTCCCAGAAGAGCAGCAGCCTGGGCTCGGGATTCATCATTGATAAGAGCGGGCTGATTCTCACCAACAACCATGTCATCAGCGCGGCGACCAGCATCACCGTGGTCTTCGATGACAAAAAAACCCGCAAGGCTGCTGTCGTGGGCCGGGACCCGCGCACCGATCTTGCGCTCCTCCGGGTGGAACTCAAGCCCGGCGAAGAGCTCCCCGCCGTCAATCTGGGGAACAGCGACAAGCTCCGGGTGGGCGATTGGGTTATGGCCATCGGAAACCCCTTCGGCCTCTCTCACACCGTCACCGCCGGAATCGTGAGCGCCAAGGGGCGCATCATCGGCGCGGGGCCATATGACGATTTCATCCAAACCGACGCCTCGATCAATCCGGGAAACAGCGGCGGCCCCCTTTTCGATCTGAAAGGAAACGTCGTCGGCATCAACACGGCGATTTTCAGCCGCTCCGGCGGAAACATCGGCATCGGCTTCGCCATCCCGGTAAACGTCGTCAAGAAAATCATTCCACAGCTTCGAACCGGCACCGTGACGCGGGAATTCCTGGGTGTATCCATTCAGCCCTGGAACGAAAAGCTGGCCAGGCGCTTCGGACTCGAAAAGGCCGTGGGCGCGCTCGTCCGCAAGGTCGTCGAAGGCGGCCCCGCCATGAAAGCCGGGGTGAAGCAGGGAGACATCATCACCTCGCTGAACGGCAAGAAGATCTCGGACTTCCGGTCGCTCTCGCTCACGGCCGCCGACCTGAAACCCGGCTCGAAAGCCGTCATGGAAATCATCCGGCAGGGAAAGAAAATTTCCCTGACAATCGCTGTGGGCAAGCTTCCCTCCGAAACCCTGGCTTCGCGGCCACAGCCCCAGAGCACGCCCTCTCTGAAACTGGGGCTTCGCGTCACGACGCTGACGCCGGAGACGGCCCGTCGCTTTCAGTCAAGTTCGAAGAAAGGCGTCATCATTACCGGCATCCAGAAAAGCAGCCCGGCGGACAACGCCAGACTGCGGCCGGGCGATGTGATCGTCGAAGTCAATCATCTGCCCATCGAAAGCGTCGGGGACTTTCACCAGGCACTGAAAAAAGGCGATAAAGAAGGACATATTTTTCTTGTCGAGCGGCGCGGCAACACGCGATACGTGCCGATCGACAAAGCCGGATAG